The following are encoded together in the Timaviella obliquedivisa GSE-PSE-MK23-08B genome:
- a CDS encoding glycosyltransferase family 39 protein, translating to MKISANHPWFHPFMLLIWVAVGLMLRLMHLADKTLWTDEFATIVFSLGHTFYSVPLDQIITSEQLLQPLQPDSVSGIREVVGNLMNESNHPPLYFVLTHFWLKLFPTSNELVSVWAVRSLSALFGVAAIPATYVLGWVAFRSRLAAQISAALMAVSPFGLYLAQEARHYTLPVLWVIASLCCLIFAVQSIRDRTSLPLSICVVWIVINALGLATHFFFAFTLAAEAMVIAMAGLVQSWRERGTWYSSAHWWRIWMVAVGTAGSGLVWFPFLKDAQDSELTRWIFRDLASGWNWLMPIAQAIAGWITMLYLLPIQTSSFWLNWVSGFLLIGLTIWTVPKLYWGLKTENLGQEKRLAAWTLEGFVSAAVLLFFGVTYFFSADLTSAFRYNFVYFPAVIVLVGMGLATGWNAAHKIANVSATKVPYGLLGVLRTGGKNGVILLGLLSCLGALTVVSNLSYQKIHRPDVVAQAIQQQSIQSFQQSRVPSTALVAIAHRTHGQTGRMMGIAWNLQHSAQLNHLQPLFLLAHQSEQPRSVIIALRKALNQLDTPLDLWLINFQDVPTSSLDNVLQRNKCRASAKTQSVDGYRYRLYQCTQKTEGAKKPKSQS from the coding sequence GTGAAAATTTCGGCTAATCATCCCTGGTTTCATCCCTTCATGCTGCTTATTTGGGTAGCAGTGGGGCTAATGTTGCGACTGATGCATCTTGCCGACAAGACTTTATGGACAGACGAATTCGCCACGATCGTTTTTAGTTTAGGACACACTTTTTACAGTGTGCCGCTCGATCAGATCATTACGTCTGAACAGTTGCTTCAGCCTTTGCAACCTGACTCCGTTTCTGGGATTAGAGAAGTCGTTGGCAACTTAATGAATGAAAGCAATCATCCGCCGCTTTACTTTGTCCTGACTCATTTTTGGCTAAAGTTATTCCCGACTTCTAATGAACTGGTATCGGTTTGGGCAGTGCGATCGCTCTCTGCTCTTTTCGGGGTGGCGGCAATTCCAGCCACTTACGTACTGGGCTGGGTTGCGTTTCGCTCTCGTCTTGCTGCTCAGATTTCAGCAGCACTGATGGCAGTGTCGCCCTTTGGGTTGTATTTGGCGCAAGAAGCGCGGCACTATACATTACCTGTGCTGTGGGTCATTGCCTCCCTTTGCTGTTTAATTTTTGCGGTACAGAGCATTCGCGATCGTACTTCATTGCCTTTATCTATTTGTGTTGTCTGGATCGTGATTAATGCGCTAGGGTTGGCAACTCATTTCTTTTTTGCCTTCACTTTGGCGGCAGAAGCAATGGTAATCGCAATGGCAGGACTTGTGCAAAGCTGGCGAGAACGCGGTACTTGGTACTCATCGGCTCACTGGTGGCGCATTTGGATGGTGGCAGTTGGCACAGCAGGATCGGGTCTAGTTTGGTTCCCATTTTTGAAAGATGCGCAAGACAGCGAATTAACTCGCTGGATTTTTCGAGATTTGGCGTCAGGGTGGAATTGGCTGATGCCGATCGCCCAGGCGATCGCGGGCTGGATCACAATGCTGTATCTCTTGCCCATTCAAACCTCGTCTTTTTGGCTTAACTGGGTTTCTGGCTTTTTGCTGATTGGTCTAACAATTTGGACAGTTCCTAAACTTTACTGGGGGCTAAAAACCGAGAACTTAGGGCAAGAAAAACGTCTGGCTGCTTGGACATTGGAGGGCTTTGTTAGCGCGGCAGTCCTCCTTTTCTTTGGGGTAACTTACTTTTTCAGCGCTGACCTGACTAGCGCATTTCGTTATAACTTTGTATATTTTCCAGCAGTAATTGTACTAGTGGGTATGGGGCTAGCAACGGGCTGGAATGCTGCCCATAAAATTGCTAATGTGTCAGCAACTAAAGTGCCTTATGGGTTGTTGGGGGTGCTGCGTACAGGTGGGAAAAACGGGGTTATTTTGCTCGGGCTATTAAGTTGTTTAGGAGCTTTAACAGTGGTTTCTAATTTGAGCTACCAAAAAATCCATCGTCCTGATGTGGTAGCACAAGCAATTCAGCAGCAGTCTATTCAATCTTTCCAGCAATCTAGGGTGCCCTCCACGGCACTAGTGGCGATCGCTCATCGCACCCATGGGCAAACAGGCAGAATGATGGGCATTGCCTGGAATTTACAACACTCTGCCCAACTCAATCATTTGCAACCGTTGTTCTTACTAGCCCATCAAAGCGAGCAACCGCGATCGGTCATAATTGCACTTCGCAAAGCCTTGAACCAGCTTGATACACCGTTAGACCTGTGGCTAATTAATTTTCAGGATGTTCCGACCTCATCACTTGATAACGTGCTGCAACGAAATAAATGTAGAGCCTCAGCTAAAACTCAATCGGTAGATGGGTATCGTTATCGATTGTATCAGTGTACTCAGAAGACTGAGGGCGCAAAGAAGCCTAAAAGCCAGAGCTAG
- a CDS encoding NYN domain-containing protein — MPRSPSPQAILLVDGYNMIGAWASLKKTRDRHGLEAARQDLATALIGYSAYEGFDTQIVFDAQYQDHPGSREVLTGSVSLCYTDYKQTADTYIEKTCALFRKDLRKFEQRLIVATSDRAQQLTVVGYGAEWMSAQRLLAEIELAELRVSRKQRSVQKKGRSPQRFLSNALDPEARQRLTKMREGDQRQER, encoded by the coding sequence ATGCCCCGCTCTCCTTCGCCTCAAGCAATTTTGCTAGTTGACGGCTACAACATGATTGGAGCCTGGGCAAGCCTGAAGAAAACGCGCGATCGTCATGGGTTAGAAGCAGCCCGGCAGGATTTGGCAACTGCGCTAATTGGCTACAGTGCGTATGAAGGATTTGATACTCAGATTGTTTTCGATGCCCAATATCAAGATCATCCGGGTAGCCGAGAAGTACTAACGGGCAGCGTTTCACTGTGCTACACCGACTACAAACAAACAGCAGATACCTATATTGAAAAAACCTGTGCTCTGTTTCGCAAAGACCTACGAAAGTTTGAGCAAAGGCTGATTGTGGCGACCTCTGACCGAGCGCAGCAGCTAACCGTTGTAGGGTATGGCGCAGAGTGGATGTCGGCACAGCGGCTCTTGGCAGAGATTGAATTAGCAGAGTTGCGCGTTAGCCGGAAGCAACGATCGGTACAGAAGAAAGGGCGATCGCCTCAGCGCTTTTTGTCCAATGCCCTTGATCCTGAGGCACGACAACGCTTGACTAAAATGCGGGAAGGAGATCAGCGGCAAGAGCGATGA
- a CDS encoding photosystem II D2 protein (photosystem q(a) protein), with amino-acid sequence MTIAMGRPQANRGVFDVLDDWLKRDRFVFVGWSGILLFPCAF; translated from the coding sequence ATGACCATAGCAATGGGACGTCCGCAAGCTAATCGAGGCGTATTCGACGTTCTCGACGATTGGCTCAAGCGCGACAGATTTGTATTTGTGGGCTGGTCTGGGATTCTGCTGTTCCCCTGCGCCTTT
- a CDS encoding Uma2 family endonuclease translates to MVNTPVAPSPSVSVDLPEKRVQLYNISWQAYESILAAIGDRRSARLSYYRGTLEIMTPLEKHENSSDSIDHFIQVLTEEGDLNIKSMASTTLNRADLKVGAEPDKGYYIANEPLVRGKIVDLNADPPPDLIVEVDMTHTDINKNALYAEMGVPEFWRYNGQILTIYCLKGGVYEAVETSPTFPDVPKERLYQFLQDCAEVGETQAKRNLRNWIKEQIAI, encoded by the coding sequence ATGGTTAACACTCCTGTAGCTCCAAGCCCTTCTGTTTCGGTTGATTTGCCTGAGAAACGAGTGCAGCTTTACAACATTAGTTGGCAAGCCTATGAATCAATCTTGGCTGCAATTGGCGATCGGCGATCGGCTCGGCTCAGTTATTACAGAGGTACGCTTGAAATTATGACTCCGCTGGAAAAACACGAAAATTCTAGTGACTCTATCGATCACTTTATCCAGGTTCTAACCGAGGAGGGCGATCTCAACATTAAGAGCATGGCATCTACAACGCTTAATCGAGCTGATCTTAAAGTTGGAGCAGAACCAGACAAAGGTTACTACATTGCCAATGAACCATTGGTGCGAGGCAAAATTGTTGATCTAAACGCTGATCCACCGCCCGATTTAATTGTGGAAGTCGATATGACTCACACCGATATCAACAAAAACGCACTTTATGCCGAAATGGGTGTGCCTGAGTTTTGGCGCTATAACGGACAAATTCTGACGATTTATTGTCTCAAGGGTGGCGTTTACGAGGCAGTTGAAACAAGCCCGACCTTTCCAGATGTCCCTAAAGAGCGGCTCTATCAATTTCTTCAAGATTGCGCCGAAGTGGGTGAAACCCAGGCAAAGCGAAATCTTCGAAATTGGATTAAGGAGCAGATTGCAATTTAA
- the groL gene encoding chaperonin GroEL (60 kDa chaperone family; promotes refolding of misfolded polypeptides especially under stressful conditions; forms two stacked rings of heptamers to form a barrel-shaped 14mer; ends can be capped by GroES; misfolded proteins enter the barrel where they are refolded when GroES binds): MAKIVVFNEESRQALERGVNALADAVKVTLGPKGRNVLLGSKFGAPQIVNDGNTIAKDIELEDPLENAGAKLIQEVASKTKDLAGDGTTTATVLAQAMIREGLKNVAAGTNPVSIRKGMEKAVTHIVKGIGEIAKPVEGNAIAQVAAVAAGSDTEIGDMIAEAMNKVGKDGVITVEESKSFSTEMELVEGMQFDRGYVSPYFVTDQERMICELENPLILLVDKKISSIQDLVPVLEKIARESKPLLIIAEDLEGEALATLVVNRLRGVLNAVAVKAPSFGERRKAVLQDIAVLTGGQMISEEIGLSLDIVTLEMLGTARRVTITKDSTTIVAEAPDKPALEKRIAQIRRDLAETDSDYDAEKLQERLARLVGGVAVIKVGAATETELKDRKLRLEDALNATRAAVAEGIVPGGGVTLLHLAQSLQGLKDSLSGDEKVGADIVMKALEAPLRQIADNSGVEGSVVVENVKAMEFNFGYNALTDTYEDLVAAGIIDPAKVVRSALQDAGSIASMVVTTEVLIVEKPEPQPAGGGAPDMGGMGGMGGMGGMGGMGGMPGMGGMGMM, from the coding sequence ATGGCAAAAATAGTTGTATTTAACGAAGAGTCGCGTCAGGCATTGGAACGGGGCGTAAATGCACTGGCAGATGCTGTGAAGGTCACTTTAGGGCCCAAAGGGCGAAATGTTTTGTTAGGCAGTAAGTTTGGCGCTCCGCAGATTGTTAATGATGGCAACACGATCGCTAAAGACATTGAACTCGAAGACCCGCTTGAAAATGCTGGGGCAAAGTTAATTCAAGAAGTCGCTTCTAAGACTAAAGACTTGGCAGGCGATGGCACGACCACTGCAACGGTGCTGGCTCAAGCCATGATTCGGGAAGGGCTAAAAAATGTGGCAGCCGGAACCAATCCGGTGAGCATTCGCAAAGGCATGGAAAAGGCAGTCACTCATATCGTTAAAGGTATTGGCGAGATTGCTAAGCCCGTTGAAGGGAATGCGATCGCCCAAGTTGCAGCCGTTGCCGCAGGTAGTGATACCGAAATTGGCGACATGATTGCCGAAGCAATGAACAAAGTGGGTAAGGATGGCGTGATTACGGTTGAAGAATCTAAGTCGTTCTCAACTGAGATGGAATTAGTCGAAGGGATGCAGTTCGATCGCGGCTATGTTTCTCCCTACTTTGTGACCGATCAAGAACGGATGATCTGTGAGTTAGAAAATCCGTTAATTTTGCTAGTTGATAAGAAGATCAGCAGCATTCAAGATTTGGTTCCTGTTCTTGAGAAAATTGCTCGCGAAAGCAAGCCGTTATTGATTATTGCTGAAGATCTTGAAGGTGAAGCACTGGCAACGCTCGTGGTTAATCGCTTGCGAGGTGTGTTAAACGCAGTAGCAGTCAAAGCGCCTTCGTTTGGCGAGCGTCGTAAAGCTGTGCTGCAAGACATTGCGGTGCTGACAGGTGGACAAATGATTTCTGAAGAGATTGGGTTAAGCCTGGATATCGTTACTCTAGAAATGTTGGGAACCGCTCGCAGAGTTACCATCACCAAAGACTCCACAACAATTGTTGCAGAAGCGCCAGATAAACCAGCTTTAGAAAAGCGAATTGCACAAATTCGTCGAGATTTGGCAGAGACTGACTCTGACTATGACGCAGAGAAACTGCAAGAGCGGTTAGCTAGATTAGTGGGCGGTGTTGCTGTAATTAAGGTAGGAGCCGCTACCGAAACCGAACTGAAGGATCGCAAACTGCGCCTGGAGGATGCCCTTAACGCTACTAGAGCGGCTGTGGCAGAAGGCATTGTTCCGGGTGGTGGTGTCACACTGCTTCACTTGGCTCAATCTTTGCAAGGATTGAAAGATTCGCTAAGCGGCGACGAAAAGGTTGGCGCTGATATCGTTATGAAGGCGTTAGAAGCCCCATTGCGACAAATTGCTGACAACTCTGGAGTAGAAGGTTCAGTCGTAGTCGAAAACGTCAAAGCAATGGAATTTAACTTTGGCTACAACGCCCTGACCGATACCTACGAAGACTTAGTGGCTGCGGGTATTATTGACCCAGCCAAGGTCGTTCGATCGGCGCTGCAAGATGCAGGTTCGATCGCCAGTATGGTCGTTACGACCGAAGTCCTCATTGTCGAGAAGCCTGAGCCACAGCCTGCGGGTGGCGGTGCGCCTGATATGGGCGGCATGGGCGGCATGGGCGGCATGGGTGGTATGGGTGGTATGGGTGGTATGCCCGGCATGGGCGGCATGGGCATGATGTAA
- the fabG gene encoding 3-oxoacyl-[acyl-carrier-protein] reductase: MTVSKRLEGQVAIVTGASRGIGRAVAIALATEGAKVVVNYAKSSQAADAVVAEIEGMGSEAIALQADVAQTDQVDALFSAVLEQWSRIDVLVNNAGIARDTLLIRMKLEDWQAVIDLNLTGVFLCTKAASKVMLKQRSGRIINVTSVVGEMGNAGQANYSASKAGVIGFTKTIAKEVASRGITVNAVAPGFITTDMTADLKVGEEVLKMIPLGRYGEPDEVAGLIRFLAADAAAAYITGQVINVDGGMVMA; encoded by the coding sequence GTGACAGTATCAAAACGGCTAGAAGGACAAGTGGCAATTGTGACAGGCGCTTCGAGGGGAATTGGGCGGGCAGTGGCGATCGCTCTTGCTACTGAAGGGGCAAAGGTAGTAGTGAACTATGCAAAATCTAGCCAAGCCGCTGATGCTGTAGTCGCTGAGATTGAAGGAATGGGCAGTGAGGCGATCGCCTTGCAAGCCGATGTCGCTCAGACCGATCAGGTAGATGCCTTATTTAGTGCTGTTTTAGAACAATGGAGCAGAATTGATGTTTTGGTTAATAACGCTGGAATTGCCCGCGATACGCTCCTCATTCGCATGAAGCTAGAAGACTGGCAAGCGGTAATTGACCTTAACCTTACAGGCGTTTTTCTTTGCACCAAAGCTGCCAGCAAAGTCATGTTAAAGCAGCGATCGGGGCGCATTATTAACGTTACGTCAGTAGTGGGGGAGATGGGCAATGCTGGACAAGCCAACTACAGCGCTTCTAAAGCAGGCGTGATTGGCTTTACCAAAACGATCGCCAAAGAGGTTGCCAGCCGAGGCATTACAGTCAATGCTGTTGCCCCAGGTTTCATTACAACAGATATGACCGCAGACCTAAAAGTTGGAGAAGAAGTTTTGAAGATGATTCCCCTAGGACGCTACGGCGAGCCTGATGAAGTGGCAGGACTGATTCGATTCTTAGCGGCAGATGCAGCAGCAGCTTACATCACCGGGCAGGTAATTAATGTCGATGGCGGCATGGTTATGGCGTAG
- the trxA gene encoding thioredoxin, with the protein MATKQKFTSFQDLISSTDGLLLVDFYATWCGPCQVMAGILDEVNAEMRQSVKIVKIDTDKYPELATQHQIHSLPTLILFKAGQPIDRIEGVIKAEDLVKRLQAIA; encoded by the coding sequence ATGGCAACCAAACAAAAGTTCACCAGCTTCCAAGACCTGATTTCTAGTACTGATGGTTTGCTTCTCGTAGACTTTTACGCCACTTGGTGTGGCCCTTGCCAAGTGATGGCGGGCATTTTAGACGAGGTAAACGCTGAAATGAGGCAGAGTGTCAAGATCGTCAAAATCGATACTGATAAGTACCCAGAACTAGCGACTCAGCATCAGATTCATTCTTTACCAACCTTGATTTTATTTAAGGCAGGGCAGCCGATCGATCGCATTGAAGGCGTTATTAAGGCAGAGGATCTAGTTAAACGACTGCAAGCGATCGCGTAG
- a CDS encoding energy-coupling factor ABC transporter ATP-binding protein, whose translation MAENRLAIAIKDVSFHWSPEAPILQDCSLEVPQGQFWMLLGTNGSGKSTLLRLLIGLMMPQSGQIEVLPPVGFVFQNPDHQLVMPTVGADVAFGLVEEKLSFGQIHQRVGEALNAVNLLHLQRRPIYALSGGQKQRIAIAGAIARHCEVLLLDEPTALLDPDSQLDLVAQVRQLVKNRGMTALWVTHRLEELDYADGAFLLEKGRVVDQGDPERLKQRLMWHGEEVA comes from the coding sequence GTGGCAGAGAATAGGTTAGCGATCGCTATTAAAGATGTCAGCTTCCACTGGTCACCCGAAGCTCCAATCTTGCAGGATTGCTCCTTAGAAGTGCCACAAGGTCAGTTTTGGATGCTTCTGGGCACCAATGGTAGTGGCAAATCTACGTTGCTCCGTCTCCTTATTGGGTTAATGATGCCTCAGTCTGGACAGATTGAAGTCCTCCCGCCAGTAGGTTTTGTATTTCAGAACCCCGACCATCAACTCGTTATGCCTACAGTTGGAGCCGATGTCGCGTTTGGGCTGGTAGAAGAAAAGCTATCGTTTGGACAAATTCATCAGCGAGTGGGGGAAGCCTTGAACGCAGTTAACTTACTGCATTTGCAACGCCGACCGATTTACGCATTGAGTGGTGGACAAAAGCAACGGATTGCCATTGCTGGGGCGATCGCCCGTCACTGCGAAGTTTTGTTGCTTGACGAACCTACTGCCCTCCTTGACCCGGATAGCCAGCTTGATTTAGTTGCCCAAGTGCGGCAACTGGTCAAAAACCGAGGTATGACTGCCCTTTGGGTGACCCATCGTCTTGAAGAGCTAGACTATGCCGATGGTGCCTTTTTACTAGAAAAAGGGCGCGTTGTTGATCAGGGCGATCCAGAGCGGCTGAAGCAACGCTTAATGTGGCATGGGGAAGAAGTCGCATAA